Proteins co-encoded in one Arthrobacter globiformis genomic window:
- a CDS encoding carbohydrate ABC transporter permease: protein MSAISELSSMSRRKGPVSQEEKRASRRDNKAAYIFLLPWLVGLVVITVGPMLMSLYLAFTDYNLLQPPEWTGLDNFTRMLGDARLHNSLRVTFTYVLVGVPLQLAVALLIALVLDKGLRGLPFYRSVFYLPSLLGGSVAVAILWKQIFGTTGLVNQVLAMFGIAGPGWISDPSTSLGSIILLHVWTFGSPMIIFLAGLRQIPNMYYEAAEVDGATTLQKFWRITLPMLSPIIFFNLVLQIIGSFQSFTQAFIVSGGNGGPSDSTMFFTLYLYQKGFGQFDMGYASAMAWFLLLIIGAFTAVNFIASKYWVFYDD, encoded by the coding sequence GTGAGCGCCATCAGCGAACTGTCGTCGATGTCCCGCCGCAAGGGACCGGTGTCCCAGGAAGAAAAGCGGGCCAGCCGGCGCGACAACAAGGCCGCCTACATCTTCCTCCTGCCGTGGCTCGTGGGGCTCGTGGTCATCACGGTCGGCCCCATGCTGATGTCGCTTTACTTGGCATTCACCGACTACAACCTCCTGCAGCCGCCGGAATGGACGGGACTGGACAACTTCACCCGGATGCTCGGCGACGCCCGGCTTCACAACTCGCTGCGGGTGACTTTCACGTATGTGCTTGTGGGTGTTCCGCTGCAGCTGGCGGTCGCACTGCTGATCGCGCTGGTGCTCGACAAGGGGCTCCGCGGTCTGCCCTTCTACCGCTCGGTGTTCTACCTCCCCTCCCTCCTGGGCGGGTCGGTCGCCGTCGCCATCTTGTGGAAGCAGATCTTTGGCACCACCGGGCTGGTCAACCAGGTGCTGGCCATGTTCGGCATCGCGGGACCCGGCTGGATCTCGGATCCAAGCACGTCGCTCGGGTCCATCATCCTGCTGCACGTCTGGACCTTCGGCAGCCCCATGATCATCTTCCTCGCCGGGCTGCGCCAGATCCCCAACATGTACTACGAGGCGGCGGAGGTAGACGGGGCGACTACGCTGCAGAAGTTCTGGCGGATCACGCTTCCCATGCTCAGCCCCATCATCTTCTTCAACCTGGTGCTGCAGATCATTGGCTCCTTCCAGTCCTTCACCCAGGCCTTCATCGTCTCGGGCGGCAATGGCGGGCCGTCGGACTCCACCATGTTCTTCACGCTGTACCTCTATCAAAAAGGCTTCGGCCAGTTCGACATGGGCTACGCCTCGGCCATGGCCTGGTTCCTCCTCCTGATCATCGGCGCCTTCACGGCCGTCAACTTCATCGCTTCAAAGTATTGGGTGTTCTACGATGACTAA
- a CDS encoding M24 family metallopeptidase encodes MNVPAPATTLAGAAQAPTALPGNPNDRAAKRQRVLDILDARGHDALLLTSNTALTWYLDGSRMHISLAGDPVAVLLVDRGGDRLITFNNEAERLAAEELPPGVELHTVPWHGQLTDAVGALAGPGEPLAEKAVAAELRAARQPMLPGESARYARLCADAARAMTDVLSRATPVTTEFEVASALAARIVAAGAEPLVLLCSGSSRSAFRHPLATHSPLGRRAMAVVCARRHGMVANLTRWVRFDAGTPEELDAEERIAAVEADIFDATVPGASLGGIFGEIQAAYVRHGFGADQWTMHHQGGPAGYAGRDPRATAATDDVVVPNQTFTWNPSGPGVKIEDTVQLTEAGAGVLTSDPRWPVADVNGLPRPLTLQL; translated from the coding sequence ATGAACGTTCCTGCACCCGCAACCACACTGGCTGGAGCCGCACAGGCCCCAACGGCCCTGCCCGGCAACCCGAACGACCGGGCCGCCAAGCGGCAACGGGTCCTGGATATTCTGGACGCCAGGGGACATGACGCCCTGCTCCTGACCAGCAACACCGCCCTCACGTGGTACCTGGACGGCAGCCGGATGCACATCAGCCTGGCGGGCGACCCGGTCGCGGTGCTCCTCGTGGACCGTGGCGGCGACCGCCTCATCACCTTCAACAACGAAGCGGAACGGCTCGCCGCCGAGGAGCTGCCACCCGGCGTCGAACTTCACACTGTTCCCTGGCACGGACAGCTCACAGACGCCGTCGGGGCTCTTGCCGGCCCGGGCGAGCCGCTGGCAGAGAAAGCCGTGGCAGCAGAATTGCGGGCGGCACGGCAGCCGATGCTGCCCGGTGAGAGCGCCCGCTACGCGCGGCTGTGCGCCGACGCCGCCCGCGCCATGACCGATGTCCTTTCGCGGGCAACGCCGGTCACCACCGAGTTCGAGGTCGCCTCCGCCCTGGCCGCACGGATCGTCGCGGCCGGAGCCGAACCACTGGTCCTGCTCTGCAGCGGCAGCTCGCGCAGCGCGTTCCGGCACCCGCTCGCCACCCACTCACCCTTGGGCCGGCGGGCCATGGCCGTGGTCTGCGCCCGGCGGCACGGCATGGTGGCCAACCTGACCAGGTGGGTACGGTTCGACGCCGGAACCCCCGAAGAACTGGACGCCGAGGAGCGCATCGCAGCAGTTGAGGCGGACATCTTCGACGCCACGGTTCCGGGCGCCAGCCTCGGCGGCATCTTCGGCGAAATCCAGGCCGCGTACGTCCGGCACGGCTTCGGTGCCGACCAGTGGACGATGCACCACCAGGGCGGGCCCGCCGGCTATGCGGGCCGGGATCCCCGGGCCACCGCGGCCACGGACGACGTCGTGGTGCCCAACCAGACGTTCACGTGGAATCCTTCCGGCCCCGGCGTCAAGATCGAGGACACGGTGCAGCTGACGGAGGCGGGCGCCGGCGTCCTGACGTCCGACCCGAGGTGGCCGGTTGCGGACGTCAACGGGCTCCCCCGGCCGCTGACCCTGCAGCTGTAG
- a CDS encoding Gfo/Idh/MocA family protein, with protein sequence MVNVDTAQHPQPDTAAPGTRSRIALIGTGGRSEMYIRAILGQHADVAELVALSDANPGRVEYYQRLIQELGAEGPADSFEPGNMTEYIRANAIDRVIVTTPDYTHADYIVEALEAGADVVVEKPLTIDAEGCRRITSAVAATGRNVVVTFNYRYSPRNSALKQVIQDGVIGKVTSIDFSWVLDTVHGADYFRRWHRDKQNSGGLLIHKASHHFDLVNWWIDDVPERVYASGGLRFYGAKNAAERGLGARPERGTTDEGTRDPFALDLREDERLRELYYDNERFDGYRRDQDVFTEGITIEDNLALTVDYDGGPTLSYSLNAHSPWEGYRVAVNGTEGRAELEVVERAAVVHSTDKKTVVDPSATPVDEDDAVRRNGERLVVQRHWEAAYEVPIVNGEGGHGGGDNLLLSDLFNGPGEDPLGRPSGYLDGLRSVSVGIAGNASLATELPVRISELGLGVELRRGRA encoded by the coding sequence ATGGTCAATGTCGACACCGCCCAGCACCCGCAACCCGATACCGCGGCACCCGGCACGCGGTCCCGCATCGCCCTGATCGGCACCGGCGGCCGCTCGGAAATGTACATCCGCGCCATCCTCGGCCAGCATGCGGATGTGGCCGAGCTGGTTGCGCTCTCGGACGCAAATCCCGGCCGCGTGGAGTACTACCAGCGGCTCATCCAGGAACTGGGCGCGGAAGGCCCAGCCGATTCGTTCGAACCCGGCAACATGACCGAATACATCAGGGCCAACGCGATCGACCGCGTCATCGTCACCACCCCGGATTACACCCACGCCGACTACATCGTCGAGGCGCTGGAGGCGGGGGCCGACGTCGTCGTCGAAAAGCCGCTGACCATCGACGCCGAGGGCTGCCGCCGCATCACGTCAGCCGTTGCGGCCACCGGCCGCAACGTGGTGGTGACCTTCAACTACCGCTACTCGCCACGGAACAGCGCGCTGAAGCAGGTCATCCAGGACGGCGTGATCGGCAAGGTCACGTCCATCGACTTCAGCTGGGTCCTGGACACGGTCCACGGCGCCGATTACTTCCGCCGCTGGCACCGCGACAAGCAGAACTCCGGCGGGCTGCTCATCCACAAGGCCTCCCACCACTTCGACCTGGTGAACTGGTGGATCGACGACGTTCCCGAGCGGGTCTACGCCTCCGGCGGGCTGCGGTTCTACGGCGCCAAAAATGCCGCGGAGCGCGGCCTCGGCGCCCGTCCCGAGCGCGGCACCACAGACGAAGGAACCCGGGACCCCTTCGCACTGGACCTCCGCGAGGACGAGCGGCTGCGCGAGCTGTACTACGACAACGAGAGGTTCGACGGCTACCGCCGGGACCAGGACGTCTTCACCGAGGGCATCACCATCGAGGACAACCTGGCGCTGACGGTGGACTACGACGGCGGGCCAACGCTCAGCTACTCCCTGAACGCCCACAGCCCGTGGGAGGGGTACCGGGTGGCCGTCAACGGCACCGAAGGACGGGCGGAGCTCGAGGTGGTGGAGCGTGCCGCCGTCGTCCACAGCACCGACAAGAAAACCGTGGTGGACCCCTCCGCCACGCCCGTGGACGAGGACGACGCCGTGCGCCGCAACGGTGAACGCCTGGTGGTCCAGCGCCACTGGGAAGCCGCCTACGAGGTGCCCATCGTCAACGGCGAGGGCGGCCACGGCGGCGGGGACAACCTCCTGCTTTCAGACCTCTTCAACGGCCCGGGCGAGGACCCGCTGGGCCGCCCCTCCGGCTACCTCGACGGGCTGCGCTCCGTGTCCGTGGGCATCGCAGGCAACGCATCGCTGGCGACCGAGCTCCCCGTCCGCATCAGCGAGCTCGGACTGGGCGTGGAACTGCGCCGCGGCCGCGCCTGA
- a CDS encoding NAD-dependent epimerase/dehydratase family protein, protein MSRILVTGGAGRLGRSVVAGLAEAGHKVISADRDAVRGTFPAGVEQETADLLVPGEAFRLLERTAPDAVIHLAAIAVPFSAPEDVIFSTNTGLAFAVVSAATELGIGKIITASSPTVLGYGSPAGWLPESFPVDEATTPRPWNAYALSKLIAEQTVQMFAAAQGDRIRYAAFRPCYVISPEEWAGAPTQQGHTVRERLADAALSAPALFNYVDARDVADFLDVLLRNMDSIPNGQTFFVGAADALATEPLATLLPRFVPGSAAHAAGLTGTSPAFSVDKAKRLLGWEPKRTWRTELAQADEIRAGETLVGATTGSASTGSAAPGSQETK, encoded by the coding sequence ATGAGCAGAATTCTTGTCACCGGCGGCGCCGGGCGTTTGGGGCGCAGCGTGGTCGCCGGCCTCGCGGAGGCGGGCCACAAGGTGATCTCGGCGGACCGGGACGCCGTCCGCGGCACGTTCCCGGCCGGCGTCGAACAGGAAACGGCGGACCTGCTGGTCCCCGGCGAGGCGTTCCGCCTCCTGGAACGCACAGCGCCCGACGCCGTCATCCACCTCGCTGCCATCGCCGTGCCTTTCAGTGCACCCGAGGATGTCATCTTCAGCACCAACACGGGCCTCGCCTTCGCGGTGGTCAGCGCGGCCACCGAACTCGGGATCGGGAAGATCATCACGGCCAGCAGCCCAACGGTCCTGGGCTACGGCTCGCCGGCCGGCTGGCTGCCGGAGTCCTTCCCGGTGGACGAAGCCACCACGCCCCGCCCCTGGAACGCCTACGCGCTGTCCAAGCTGATTGCCGAACAGACGGTGCAGATGTTCGCCGCGGCCCAGGGGGACCGGATCCGCTACGCGGCGTTCCGGCCCTGTTACGTCATCTCGCCGGAGGAGTGGGCGGGCGCCCCCACCCAGCAGGGGCACACCGTCCGCGAGCGGCTCGCCGACGCGGCGCTGTCCGCGCCGGCGCTCTTCAACTATGTGGATGCCCGGGACGTGGCCGACTTCCTGGATGTGCTGCTGCGGAACATGGACTCCATCCCCAACGGCCAGACGTTCTTCGTGGGCGCCGCCGATGCGCTGGCGACCGAACCGCTGGCCACGCTTCTGCCCCGGTTCGTTCCCGGCAGCGCCGCGCACGCCGCCGGACTCACCGGCACCAGCCCCGCCTTTTCCGTCGACAAAGCCAAGCGGCTGCTCGGCTGGGAACCCAAACGCACGTGGCGCACAGAACTCGCCCAGGCCGACGAAATCCGCGCCGGGGAAACCCTGGTCGGCGCCACAACAGGATCAGCCAGCACAGGATCAGCCGCACCCGGATCACAGGAGACCAAATGA
- a CDS encoding mandelate racemase/muconate lactonizing enzyme family protein — MPAKITGLHTRLITVPLRRSWGADAPENHIIATSLFTDDGGAGRGFSWTPTIGPQAVKALLDHDIAPFITGLDANPEMVWDQLWKRLHEAGGGGLTTIAMAGVDLALWDLAARTAGVPVAGLLGQRQESVDVYGSGVNLHYSLDELVAQTERWVAAGHQAVKIKVGKPDLAEDAERVAAVRSVLGPERRLMIDANQRWDLPAALRALDVLGPFGLDWLEEPLRADDLSAYRRLRKQSPVPIALGENVHTIYRFRDFIEAEAVDIIQPNIVRVGGITPFRRIVELARANSVRVAPHLLPELSGQLALTLAEAVSVEDVEDASFEQLGILAGQSPVRIRNSRLYGTGLPGLGFSFTAAIAPQPRDRSLDLPVDPAFRLS; from the coding sequence ATGCCGGCCAAGATCACGGGGCTCCACACGCGCCTGATTACGGTGCCGCTGCGGCGCAGCTGGGGTGCTGATGCGCCGGAGAACCACATCATTGCCACCAGCCTTTTTACGGACGACGGCGGTGCGGGGCGCGGCTTCTCCTGGACGCCCACTATTGGGCCGCAGGCGGTCAAGGCCCTCCTTGACCACGACATCGCGCCATTTATCACTGGGCTGGACGCGAACCCGGAGATGGTCTGGGACCAGCTCTGGAAGCGGCTGCACGAGGCCGGCGGCGGCGGGCTGACCACCATCGCGATGGCCGGCGTCGACCTCGCCCTCTGGGATCTGGCGGCACGCACCGCGGGGGTGCCCGTGGCCGGGCTGCTGGGCCAGCGGCAGGAATCGGTGGACGTCTACGGCTCGGGTGTGAACCTGCACTACTCCCTCGACGAACTTGTCGCGCAGACCGAACGGTGGGTGGCCGCGGGCCACCAGGCCGTCAAGATCAAGGTGGGCAAGCCGGACCTGGCTGAGGACGCCGAACGCGTGGCGGCGGTCCGCTCGGTGCTTGGCCCGGAGCGCCGGCTCATGATCGACGCGAACCAGCGCTGGGACCTGCCGGCGGCCCTCCGTGCTCTGGACGTGCTGGGCCCGTTTGGCCTGGACTGGCTGGAGGAACCACTGCGCGCCGACGACCTTTCGGCCTACCGCCGCCTGCGGAAACAGTCGCCGGTACCCATCGCGCTGGGCGAGAATGTGCACACCATCTACCGCTTCCGGGACTTCATCGAGGCCGAGGCGGTGGACATCATCCAGCCCAACATCGTCCGGGTGGGCGGCATTACGCCGTTCCGCCGCATCGTGGAGCTGGCCCGGGCCAACAGCGTCCGCGTGGCGCCGCACCTGCTGCCCGAGCTGTCCGGCCAGCTGGCCCTGACCCTCGCCGAGGCCGTCAGCGTGGAGGACGTCGAGGACGCTTCCTTCGAACAGCTGGGCATCCTGGCAGGCCAGTCGCCGGTCCGGATCCGCAACAGCCGCCTCTACGGCACGGGCCTGCCGGGCCTGGGGTTCAGCTTCACCGCCGCAATCGCCCCCCAGCCGCGGGACCGAAGCCTCGACCTGCCGGTGGATCCTGCATTCCGGCTCTCGTAG
- a CDS encoding 5-dehydro-4-deoxyglucarate dehydratase produces the protein MKLDGVLFFPVTPFGADGAVDVEVLKEHIASRLAHRPGGVFPACGTGEFHALSIDEVRTVVTAAVETVNGQVPVIAGAGGPLGHALAAARAAEEAGADALLVLPPYLVSGPTEGVVAYMEAVAGASSLPVIVYHRGTAKFTARAIAQLAGNPKVIGFKDGIGDVGLAQEIVSAVRASGREDFLLFNGLLTAELTQGAYRGLGIPLYSSAAFAVAPEIATAYYDAYASGDEDRRQALLDGFYAPLVRLRDQTPGFGVSLIKAGLRLNGLAVGPVRPPLVDPTEDQLVELKAILAKGHELAGR, from the coding sequence ATGAAACTCGACGGCGTGCTCTTCTTTCCCGTCACCCCCTTCGGCGCCGACGGCGCAGTGGACGTTGAGGTCCTGAAGGAACACATCGCCTCACGCCTTGCGCACCGCCCCGGCGGGGTGTTCCCGGCATGCGGCACCGGCGAATTCCATGCGTTGAGCATCGACGAGGTGCGCACCGTGGTTACGGCCGCCGTCGAAACCGTCAACGGCCAGGTGCCCGTCATCGCCGGCGCCGGCGGCCCCCTTGGCCACGCCCTCGCCGCGGCCCGCGCGGCCGAGGAAGCGGGCGCCGACGCCCTGCTGGTCCTGCCACCGTACCTGGTCTCCGGGCCCACCGAGGGCGTGGTGGCCTACATGGAGGCCGTGGCCGGCGCGAGCAGCCTGCCGGTGATCGTGTACCACCGCGGCACGGCCAAGTTCACGGCCAGGGCCATTGCGCAGCTGGCCGGCAACCCCAAGGTCATCGGCTTCAAGGACGGCATCGGCGACGTCGGCCTGGCCCAGGAGATCGTCTCCGCCGTCAGGGCCAGCGGCCGGGAGGACTTCCTGCTCTTCAACGGCCTCCTGACCGCCGAACTGACCCAGGGCGCGTACCGGGGACTCGGCATCCCGCTGTACTCCTCGGCGGCCTTCGCCGTGGCACCGGAAATCGCCACCGCCTACTACGACGCCTACGCCAGCGGCGATGAGGACCGCCGGCAGGCACTGCTCGACGGCTTCTACGCGCCCCTCGTGCGCCTGCGGGACCAGACACCGGGCTTCGGCGTCTCCCTGATCAAGGCCGGGCTGCGCCTCAACGGACTGGCCGTCGGTCCGGTCCGGCCCCCGCTGGTTGACCCCACCGAGGACCAGCTCGTGGAGCTCAAAGCGATCCTGGCCAAAGGCCACGAGCTGGCGGGCCGCTGA
- a CDS encoding TetR/AcrR family transcriptional regulator — translation MPPSNPRGQYAKGAERREQIIQTATDVFASEGFEGAALKRVAELVGVKEATLFHYFSGKQELLTAVLAERDRRSRDIGGLAEFGLSVLASVAERNKKEPGLTTLYAVASATANDPGHASHGYFQDRYSQLVGELALDIGRRQDAGEIRSDVAAESLARLVIAAFDGLQLQWLYDKEVDMAAGLTELVDVLLVPAKP, via the coding sequence ATGCCACCATCAAACCCCCGCGGTCAGTACGCCAAAGGCGCCGAACGCCGCGAGCAGATCATCCAGACCGCGACGGATGTCTTTGCCAGCGAAGGCTTCGAGGGCGCGGCCCTCAAGCGCGTGGCCGAGCTTGTTGGGGTCAAGGAAGCCACGCTCTTCCACTACTTCAGTGGGAAGCAGGAACTGCTGACGGCGGTGCTTGCTGAGCGCGACCGGCGTAGCAGGGACATCGGGGGATTGGCCGAATTTGGCCTGTCCGTATTGGCGTCCGTGGCTGAACGTAACAAGAAGGAGCCAGGGCTGACCACGCTCTACGCCGTCGCGTCGGCTACGGCCAATGACCCCGGGCACGCTTCGCACGGCTACTTCCAGGACAGGTATTCCCAGCTGGTCGGGGAGCTGGCGCTCGATATCGGCCGCCGCCAGGATGCGGGGGAGATCCGGTCCGACGTCGCGGCGGAGTCACTCGCCAGACTGGTCATTGCTGCGTTCGACGGCCTTCAGCTGCAGTGGCTGTACGACAAGGAGGTGGACATGGCCGCCGGACTGACGGAGCTCGTCGACGTGCTCCTGGTCCCGGCCAAGCCCTAA
- a CDS encoding DUF6807 family protein, with product MQEEAADFLAAGLRAEAGLQAEAGLQARPAEAAPAVPAAVPRVALVGVHGYGARHLESLRRLEERQLARLIAVADPRPPADGTLDSSVQVFGTLEELLAAGTAPDVVILATPIQTHAPLALAAIAAGADVYVEKPPMASLAQFDEVLAAANAAGRLVQVGFQSLGSMALPEIAALLESGALGRVRGIGATGAWVRSVGYFKRSRWAGRRSLDGTDVVDGVATNALAHAVATGLRIAGAAGVDDVESVEADLYRAHNTESDDTSVIRVRTSAGRVLMCALTLCAAEQSPPSVTVFGTLGKAEFFYTEDRLVLETAQGTSTRTFGRTDLLENLLAARADGNGADDGGAGLLSPLSAAGAYMTVLEAVRTADPPREIPAACVAWEGEGDDAHPVVGGIEAALQRAVLSQSTFAELGLPWARREPATPSFAVEGRRVAWPQDGSRIAPTSSPRPYLHPVTTLAGTVVTDHLPADHVWHLGAGVALQDVAGVNFWGGRTYTRRASGYAWREDHGRIQITDTAESPGALSQTLRWVGPDGRAVLSERRHWRYDAVGPSVWRLRLEFELSPAGTEPVALGSPGSNGRENGGYGGFFWRLPPTSDARIRTAKADGEDAVHGTVAPWLAWSGKFGPAGKSGSGEEATLVFLASPQAPDPWFVRLSGYPGAGLSLAWDRPVLASRQEPVRRTVTVLIADGILGTADIAQLTESLGETT from the coding sequence ATGCAGGAGGAGGCGGCCGACTTCCTCGCGGCTGGTCTCCGCGCGGAGGCGGGTCTTCAGGCGGAGGCTGGTCTTCAGGCCCGGCCGGCCGAGGCTGCCCCGGCCGTTCCGGCTGCCGTCCCCCGCGTCGCGCTGGTGGGCGTGCACGGCTACGGTGCCCGGCACCTGGAGAGTCTCCGCCGGCTGGAGGAGCGGCAACTGGCCCGGCTAATCGCCGTCGCCGATCCGCGTCCCCCGGCAGACGGGACGCTGGATTCCTCGGTGCAGGTCTTCGGCACCCTGGAGGAACTGCTGGCAGCGGGCACCGCACCGGATGTCGTCATCCTCGCGACCCCCATCCAGACCCACGCCCCGCTGGCCCTGGCCGCCATCGCCGCCGGTGCCGACGTCTACGTGGAGAAGCCGCCGATGGCCTCCCTGGCCCAATTCGATGAGGTGCTGGCCGCGGCCAACGCGGCGGGCCGGCTGGTCCAGGTCGGGTTCCAGAGCCTCGGCTCGATGGCGCTGCCGGAGATCGCCGCACTGCTGGAATCGGGGGCACTCGGCCGCGTCCGCGGAATCGGTGCCACGGGGGCCTGGGTACGGAGCGTTGGCTACTTCAAGCGCTCACGCTGGGCCGGCCGGCGGAGCCTGGACGGCACCGACGTCGTGGACGGGGTGGCCACGAATGCCCTGGCCCATGCGGTTGCGACCGGGCTGCGGATCGCCGGCGCGGCCGGCGTGGACGACGTCGAGTCGGTGGAAGCCGACCTGTACCGGGCCCACAACACGGAGAGCGACGACACGTCGGTGATCCGGGTCCGCACGTCGGCCGGGCGGGTCCTCATGTGTGCCCTGACCCTGTGCGCGGCCGAACAGTCCCCGCCGTCCGTCACGGTCTTCGGCACGCTCGGCAAGGCGGAGTTCTTCTACACGGAGGACAGGCTGGTCCTGGAAACCGCCCAGGGCACCAGCACGCGGACGTTCGGACGGACGGACCTGCTGGAGAATCTCCTGGCCGCCCGCGCTGACGGTAACGGGGCGGACGACGGCGGGGCGGGGCTGCTCAGCCCGCTCTCAGCTGCCGGAGCCTATATGACCGTCCTCGAGGCGGTCCGCACCGCTGACCCGCCGCGGGAGATTCCGGCGGCATGCGTTGCCTGGGAAGGCGAGGGCGACGATGCCCACCCCGTGGTTGGCGGCATCGAGGCAGCGCTGCAGCGGGCAGTTCTCTCACAGTCCACGTTCGCCGAGCTCGGGCTGCCCTGGGCCAGGCGAGAGCCGGCGACCCCGTCCTTTGCGGTGGAGGGGCGCCGCGTTGCCTGGCCGCAGGACGGAAGCCGCATCGCGCCGACGTCATCGCCCCGCCCCTACCTGCATCCGGTGACGACGCTCGCGGGCACGGTTGTCACCGACCACCTGCCTGCCGACCACGTCTGGCATTTGGGGGCGGGCGTCGCACTCCAGGACGTTGCCGGCGTGAACTTCTGGGGCGGGCGTACCTATACACGCCGGGCCAGCGGCTACGCGTGGCGGGAAGACCATGGCCGCATCCAAATCACGGACACGGCTGAGTCCCCCGGAGCCCTGTCTCAAACGCTGCGCTGGGTTGGCCCTGACGGCAGGGCGGTTCTGTCAGAGCGGCGGCATTGGCGGTATGACGCCGTCGGCCCGTCCGTGTGGAGGCTGCGCCTGGAGTTTGAACTTTCCCCCGCCGGCACGGAACCCGTAGCGCTCGGAAGCCCGGGCTCCAACGGCCGGGAAAACGGCGGCTACGGCGGCTTCTTCTGGCGGCTGCCACCCACAAGTGATGCCCGGATCCGGACGGCCAAGGCCGACGGCGAGGACGCCGTGCACGGCACGGTTGCCCCGTGGCTGGCCTGGAGCGGCAAGTTCGGGCCAGCTGGAAAGTCCGGGAGTGGCGAAGAGGCAACCCTGGTATTCCTCGCGTCGCCGCAGGCACCGGATCCGTGGTTCGTCCGGCTTTCCGGCTACCCGGGGGCCGGGCTCTCACTCGCCTGGGACCGCCCCGTTCTGGCAAGCCGGCAGGAACCCGTCCGGCGCACCGTCACGGTTCTGATCGCCGACGGAATCCTGGGCACCGCAGATATTGCACAACTCACCGAATCTTTGGGGGAAACCACATGA
- a CDS encoding LacI family DNA-binding transcriptional regulator, producing MGRRTGTRRIGIADVAIKAGVSHATVSRVMNGNFTVDPAIAQRVRDAAAELNYQPNPVGRSLALGKTDTIGIVVPDLANPTFQAILRGLSMAAAQDGYRVLIADSSEVSSEEAILAGEARRRCDGLVLCAPRMGDAELEELAPSLHPMVLINRSTTETRVPSLEVDYSQGVQELAEHLVGLGHTSIAFLAGPARSASNRARMAGLDKFRAAHPGIELRMLEGGSSFETGHEAVDEVLASGATGVLAFNDLVAMGLLSGLHERGIRVPEDISITGFDDIPFARYTTPPLTTAAVPITELGERAWHSMRALIRNAEAPDEETTFQPRLEIRGSTGPAGHQGAPAPGGRPG from the coding sequence ATGGGCAGGAGAACCGGCACCCGGCGCATCGGCATCGCGGACGTCGCCATCAAGGCCGGCGTCTCGCATGCCACGGTTTCCCGGGTCATGAACGGCAACTTCACCGTGGATCCCGCCATTGCCCAGCGCGTGCGCGATGCTGCGGCGGAACTGAACTACCAGCCGAATCCTGTGGGACGCAGCCTTGCCCTTGGCAAGACCGACACCATCGGCATCGTGGTGCCGGACCTCGCCAACCCCACTTTCCAGGCCATCCTGCGAGGACTGAGCATGGCCGCAGCCCAGGACGGCTACCGGGTGCTCATCGCCGATTCTTCGGAAGTCTCCAGCGAGGAGGCGATTCTGGCCGGGGAAGCGCGGCGGCGCTGCGACGGGCTGGTGCTGTGTGCGCCGCGTATGGGCGACGCCGAACTCGAGGAGCTGGCGCCGTCACTGCACCCCATGGTCCTCATCAACCGCAGCACCACCGAAACCCGCGTGCCAAGCCTTGAGGTGGACTACAGCCAGGGCGTGCAGGAGCTCGCGGAACATCTGGTGGGCCTGGGGCATACCAGCATCGCCTTCCTGGCCGGCCCTGCCCGAAGTGCCTCCAACCGGGCGCGCATGGCAGGTCTGGACAAGTTCCGGGCCGCACACCCCGGCATCGAGCTGCGGATGCTCGAGGGCGGCTCCAGTTTCGAAACCGGCCATGAAGCGGTGGACGAGGTGCTGGCCAGCGGGGCCACCGGAGTCCTCGCGTTCAACGACCTCGTTGCCATGGGGCTGCTCAGCGGACTGCACGAACGCGGCATCCGTGTTCCCGAGGACATCTCCATCACCGGCTTCGACGACATCCCCTTCGCCCGGTACACCACCCCACCGCTCACCACCGCCGCGGTCCCGATCACGGAACTCGGCGAACGCGCGTGGCACAGCATGCGGGCCCTGATCCGCAACGCCGAGGCACCGGATGAGGAGACCACATTCCAGCCGCGCCTGGAGATCCGGGGAAGCACGGGCCCCGCCGGCCACCAGGGTGCCCCGGCCCCGGGCGGACGCCCCGGTTAG